A single window of Streptomyces xanthii DNA harbors:
- a CDS encoding glycosyltransferase family 2 protein, which yields MSVHSHSAGQFGAAAAAFNPGPQAGSDPSSAPEFPRHVVTAVLVSHDGARWLPDVLTGLLGQERPVQNAVAADTGSADASAALVAQALGDERVLHLARRTGFGQAVEEAVRGAGVLTPEELPYLKRPSGWDPVSRSWRDDAYDLPDLPHGEPEQWLWLLHDDCAPEPDALAQMLRVVEAEREAGADVAIVGPKLRGWYDRRQLLEVGVSIAHSGRRWTGLDRREQDQGQHDHVRPVLSVSTAGMLVRRDVFEQLGGFDRRLPLMRDDVDLCWRAQAAGHRVLVAPDAVVRHAEASSRERRTVDCVGRTATSPHKVDKAGAVYTLLVNARGAALPWVLLRLVVGTVLRTLAYLVGKVPGQAFDEIAGLMSTLLRPGRILAARKRRGRGTVDAKELRPLFPPPGATVRHTVEQVAGSLFGGSEPETTTAGRHGGGGLEPAPGDDDFIQVERFARLKRIARNPGPMLLVVLLFISLVACRELLGSGALTGGALLPAPGDASALWSRYLDAWHATSTGGTQAAPPYLAIVAALASVFLGSTGLALTVLLVGSVPLAGFAAYFASRPLVESRLLRAWAAVAYAFLPAVTGALAGGRVGTSVLAVLLPLIARAGLSAAGFTNSKGARGSWRATWAFALLLTMATAFTPIVWPIALVLGVALLAVRRDDIPAYGLRLLAALGTPLLMLAPWSLSLLPFGFFKEAGLPYGKDSASALGLLGASPGGPGTTGSLLLIGIVLAALAALLRQERRLAILTAWAAAFTGLVFAILSDGSTWAGPATLVYGLGLLAAAVLGADGARSRVAEQSFGWRQPVAALVAFAAAGGPLLLAAGWMIAGADGPLERRDPVQVPAFVAEEAGTRDQARTLVLAGSTGEVSYSLVRGAGARLGDGELTEAADVNPKLDKVVANLVAGSGADQADQLGGFAVRYVLVRDGAPRQMGRVLDATPGLTRLSQQDGTALWRVDRQVARAVLLPTPATGSTSEQARPVAAGPVDVHTDVPAGPQGRVLRLADEAAEGWTATLDGTALKPVTVDGWAQGFELPASAGRLDVTYDAPLTHTAWLWAQGALTLVLIVLALPGRRRDVDDDLPEEDVAVPAQAMEGEGRRARRLRAQAEAEAAQNAAPDEAPPVPEEPAGIPQQAYAEWDQPSYANAEYGTTPYAAGEQQPYQDASYGYAPQADPYQANQYDPYAYGGTYETQTPYEPYEATPEQHGDGTGADRERPDGSQQ from the coding sequence ATGTCCGTGCACAGCCATTCGGCAGGCCAGTTCGGCGCTGCCGCCGCCGCGTTCAACCCGGGGCCGCAAGCGGGGTCCGACCCGAGCAGCGCCCCCGAGTTCCCCAGGCATGTCGTCACCGCCGTCCTCGTCTCGCACGACGGGGCCCGCTGGCTGCCCGACGTCCTGACCGGACTGCTCGGCCAGGAGCGCCCCGTGCAGAACGCGGTGGCGGCCGACACCGGCAGCGCCGACGCGTCCGCCGCCCTGGTCGCCCAGGCACTCGGCGACGAGCGCGTCCTGCACCTCGCCCGCCGCACCGGCTTCGGCCAGGCCGTCGAGGAAGCCGTGCGCGGCGCCGGCGTGCTCACCCCCGAAGAGCTGCCGTACCTGAAGCGCCCCAGCGGCTGGGACCCCGTCAGCCGCTCCTGGCGCGACGACGCCTACGACCTGCCCGACCTGCCGCACGGCGAACCCGAGCAGTGGCTGTGGCTGCTGCACGACGACTGCGCGCCCGAACCCGACGCGCTCGCCCAGATGTTGCGCGTCGTCGAGGCCGAGCGCGAGGCCGGCGCCGACGTCGCGATCGTCGGACCCAAGCTGCGCGGCTGGTACGACCGCAGGCAGCTGCTCGAAGTCGGCGTCTCCATCGCCCACTCGGGCCGCCGCTGGACCGGCCTCGACCGCCGCGAGCAGGACCAGGGCCAGCACGACCACGTGCGGCCCGTCCTGTCCGTGTCCACCGCCGGCATGCTCGTGCGCCGCGACGTCTTCGAGCAGCTCGGCGGCTTCGACCGACGGCTGCCCCTCATGCGCGACGACGTCGACCTGTGCTGGCGCGCCCAGGCCGCCGGACACCGCGTCCTCGTCGCCCCCGACGCCGTCGTGCGGCACGCCGAGGCCTCCTCGCGCGAGCGCCGCACCGTCGACTGCGTCGGCCGCACCGCCACCTCGCCGCACAAGGTCGACAAGGCGGGCGCCGTCTACACCCTGCTCGTCAACGCGCGCGGGGCGGCGCTCCCCTGGGTGCTGCTCCGCCTCGTCGTCGGCACCGTGCTGCGCACCCTCGCCTACCTCGTGGGCAAGGTGCCGGGACAGGCCTTCGACGAGATCGCCGGCCTGATGTCCACCCTGCTGCGGCCCGGCCGGATCCTCGCCGCACGCAAGCGCCGCGGCAGGGGCACCGTCGACGCCAAGGAACTGCGACCGCTGTTCCCGCCGCCCGGCGCCACCGTCCGGCACACCGTCGAGCAGGTCGCCGGCAGCCTCTTCGGCGGCTCCGAGCCGGAGACCACCACGGCGGGCCGGCACGGCGGCGGCGGACTCGAACCGGCGCCCGGTGACGACGACTTCATCCAGGTCGAGCGGTTCGCCCGGCTCAAGCGCATCGCCCGCAACCCGGGCCCGATGCTCCTCGTCGTCCTCCTGTTCATCTCCCTGGTCGCCTGCCGCGAACTGCTCGGCAGCGGCGCCCTCACCGGCGGCGCCCTGCTGCCCGCCCCCGGCGACGCCTCCGCCCTGTGGTCGCGCTACCTGGACGCCTGGCACGCCACCAGCACCGGCGGCACCCAGGCCGCGCCCCCGTACCTCGCGATCGTCGCGGCCCTCGCCTCCGTGTTCCTGGGCTCCACCGGACTCGCGCTCACCGTGCTGCTCGTCGGCTCGGTGCCGCTCGCCGGGTTCGCCGCGTACTTCGCCTCCAGGCCGCTCGTCGAGTCGCGCCTGCTGCGCGCCTGGGCGGCCGTCGCCTACGCGTTCCTGCCCGCCGTCACCGGCGCCCTCGCCGGCGGCCGCGTCGGCACCTCGGTCCTCGCCGTCCTGCTGCCGCTCATCGCCCGCGCGGGCCTGTCCGCGGCCGGCTTCACGAACAGCAAGGGCGCCCGCGGCAGTTGGCGCGCCACCTGGGCGTTCGCCCTGCTGCTCACCATGGCGACCGCGTTCACCCCGATCGTCTGGCCCATCGCCCTCGTCCTCGGCGTCGCGCTCCTCGCGGTGCGCCGCGACGACATCCCCGCCTACGGACTGCGCCTGCTCGCCGCGCTCGGCACCCCACTGCTGATGCTCGCCCCGTGGTCGCTGTCCCTGCTCCCGTTCGGCTTCTTCAAGGAGGCCGGACTGCCCTACGGGAAGGACTCGGCGTCCGCCCTCGGACTGCTCGGCGCCTCGCCCGGCGGCCCCGGCACCACGGGCAGCCTGCTCCTCATCGGCATCGTCCTCGCCGCCCTCGCCGCCCTGCTGCGCCAGGAGCGCCGCCTGGCGATCCTGACGGCCTGGGCCGCCGCCTTCACGGGCCTCGTCTTCGCGATCCTGTCCGACGGATCGACGTGGGCCGGCCCCGCCACCCTCGTCTACGGCCTCGGCCTTCTCGCCGCCGCCGTCCTCGGCGCCGACGGCGCCCGCTCGCGCGTCGCCGAGCAGAGCTTCGGCTGGCGCCAGCCGGTCGCCGCGCTCGTCGCCTTCGCCGCGGCCGGCGGACCGCTGCTGCTCGCCGCCGGCTGGATGATCGCCGGCGCCGACGGCCCCCTGGAGCGACGAGACCCGGTGCAGGTGCCCGCGTTCGTCGCCGAGGAGGCCGGCACCCGCGACCAGGCCCGCACGCTCGTCCTGGCCGGCTCCACCGGAGAGGTCTCGTACTCGCTCGTGCGCGGCGCCGGTGCCCGGCTCGGCGACGGCGAGCTGACCGAGGCCGCGGACGTCAACCCGAAGCTCGACAAGGTCGTCGCCAACCTGGTCGCCGGCTCCGGCGCCGACCAGGCCGACCAGCTCGGCGGCTTCGCCGTGCGCTACGTCCTCGTACGGGACGGAGCGCCCCGCCAGATGGGCCGCGTCCTGGACGCGACGCCGGGCCTGACCCGGCTCAGCCAGCAGGACGGCACCGCCCTGTGGCGCGTCGACCGGCAGGTGGCCCGCGCCGTGCTGCTGCCGACCCCCGCCACCGGCTCCACCTCCGAGCAGGCCAGGCCCGTCGCCGCGGGCCCCGTCGACGTGCACACCGACGTGCCCGCCGGTCCGCAGGGCCGCGTGCTGCGTCTCGCCGACGAGGCCGCCGAGGGCTGGACCGCCACGCTCGACGGCACCGCCCTGAAGCCGGTCACCGTCGACGGCTGGGCCCAGGGCTTCGAACTGCCCGCGTCCGCGGGCCGCCTCGACGTCACCTACGACGCCCCGCTCACCCACACCGCCTGGCTGTGGGCCCAGGGCGCCCTCACCCTCGTCCTGATCGTGCTCGCCCTGCCGGGCCGCCGCCGCGACGTCGACGACGACCTCCCCGAGGAGGACGTCGCCGTGCCCGCGCAGGCCATGGAGGGCGAGGGCCGCCGCGCCCGCAGGCTGCGCGCCCAGGCCGAGGCCGAGGCCGCGCAGAACGCGGCACCCGACGAGGCGCCGCCCGTCCCGGAGGAGCCCGCGGGCATCCCGCAGCAGGCCTACGCAGAGTGGGACCAGCCCAGCTACGCGAACGCCGAGTACGGCACCACCCCGTACGCGGCGGGCGAGCAGCAGCCGTACCAGGACGCCTCCTACGGCTACGCCCCGCAGGCCGACCCCTACCAGGCGAACCAGTACGACCCGTACGCCTACGGGGGCACCTACGAGACGCAGACCCCGTACGAGCCCTACGAAGCGACGCCCGAGCAGCACGGCGACGGCACCGGCGCCGACCGTGAGCGCCCCGACGGGAGCCAGCAGTGA
- a CDS encoding DUF5719 family protein, producing the protein MNRTTLSLIAATVALAAVTGFAAASSGGGEDDAPAKAAARLPVERSSLLCPSASPSDLAETAYGAYTPPSKDTEDGGTARLLPAGTDAADGTDQGTDKGKGDKGGDKQRKPVLTPKAPGKPVEGEADGADAPALIGTADGALAPGWTVQQTTSVTAGTGRGLLGLSCSAPDTDFWFPGVSTDEDRSDYLHLTNPDDEAAVVDVQLAGPDGAIKSDVGEGIQVGPHSSVPVLLSTLTEKPYPNLTAHVTARSGRVAAAVSAADAKLGGDWLPAAADPAGTLVLPGIPKDATDARLVVFAPGQDDADLKVQLATGTGRISPAGHATLHVKSGMTSAVDLGEVTRGEPGSLILSPTEDSVPVVAALRVTRGKGADRETAYIPATRDIGTRATVAGNPAKGVTLALTAPDAAAKVKVTASPGTGGGTATTKEYTVRAGTTLSVTPPAPSGLKGTYALTVEPVSGGPVHASRMLAREQDGVPAFTVQTLPDDRGTVFVPQADEDLAVLQR; encoded by the coding sequence GTGAACCGCACGACCCTGTCCCTGATCGCCGCCACCGTGGCGCTCGCCGCCGTCACCGGTTTCGCCGCCGCCTCCTCGGGCGGCGGCGAGGACGACGCCCCCGCCAAGGCCGCCGCCCGGCTGCCCGTCGAGCGCTCCAGCCTGCTGTGCCCCTCGGCCAGCCCGTCGGACCTGGCGGAGACCGCGTACGGGGCGTACACGCCGCCCTCGAAGGACACCGAGGACGGCGGCACCGCACGGCTGCTGCCGGCCGGGACCGACGCGGCCGACGGCACGGACCAGGGCACGGACAAGGGCAAGGGCGACAAGGGCGGCGACAAGCAGCGGAAGCCGGTCCTCACCCCGAAGGCGCCCGGCAAGCCCGTCGAGGGCGAGGCCGACGGCGCCGACGCCCCCGCCCTGATCGGCACCGCGGACGGCGCGCTGGCCCCCGGCTGGACCGTCCAGCAGACCACCTCGGTCACCGCGGGCACCGGCCGCGGCCTGCTCGGCCTGAGCTGCTCCGCGCCCGACACCGACTTCTGGTTCCCCGGCGTCTCCACCGACGAGGACCGAAGCGACTACCTGCACCTCACGAACCCGGACGACGAGGCCGCGGTTGTGGACGTGCAGCTGGCGGGCCCCGACGGTGCGATCAAGTCCGACGTCGGCGAGGGCATCCAGGTGGGGCCGCACTCCAGCGTCCCGGTGCTCCTGTCGACGCTCACCGAGAAGCCGTACCCGAACCTGACGGCGCACGTCACCGCGCGCAGCGGCCGGGTCGCCGCCGCGGTGTCCGCCGCCGACGCCAAGCTGGGCGGCGACTGGCTGCCCGCGGCCGCCGACCCGGCGGGCACGCTCGTGCTGCCCGGCATCCCGAAGGACGCGACGGACGCCCGCCTGGTGGTCTTCGCGCCGGGCCAGGACGACGCCGACCTGAAGGTGCAGCTCGCCACGGGCACCGGCCGGATCTCCCCGGCCGGGCACGCCACGCTGCACGTGAAGTCGGGCATGACGAGCGCGGTCGACCTCGGCGAGGTCACGCGCGGGGAGCCGGGCTCGCTGATCCTGTCGCCCACCGAGGACTCGGTGCCGGTGGTGGCCGCGCTGCGCGTCACGCGCGGCAAGGGCGCCGACCGGGAGACCGCGTACATCCCCGCGACCCGGGACATCGGCACGCGCGCGACGGTCGCCGGCAACCCGGCGAAGGGCGTCACGCTCGCGCTGACCGCCCCGGACGCCGCGGCGAAGGTCAAGGTCACCGCCTCCCCGGGCACCGGCGGCGGCACGGCGACCACGAAGGAGTACACGGTCAGGGCCGGGACGACGCTGTCGGTGACCCCGCCCGCCCCGAGCGGCCTGAAGGGCACCTACGCGCTCACCGTGGAGCCCGTCTCGGGCGGCCCCGTGCACGCCTCGCGGATGCTGGCGCGGGAACAGGACGGCGTGCCCGCGTTCACGGTCCAGACGCTGCCCGACGACCGCGGCACCGTGTTCGTGCCGCAGGCCGACGAGGACCTGGCGGTGCTGCAGCGGTAG
- a CDS encoding metallopeptidase family protein, with protein MESPDNQGPRAPGEPRPPRRRDRHGRGMRGPVAPPQVPLAASRAEVFADLVQDSVERLERRWPQLSEVDFLVLEVPRLTREDEAWGGDSVPLGGVIPAREGHPARVIVYRRPVEIRSKGRDERAALVHDVVVEQVAEVLGLTPETVDPRYGDAED; from the coding sequence ATGGAAAGTCCTGACAATCAGGGACCGCGCGCCCCCGGCGAGCCGCGCCCGCCGCGCCGCCGCGACCGGCACGGCCGCGGCATGCGTGGGCCCGTGGCACCGCCTCAGGTGCCGCTGGCGGCGAGCAGGGCCGAGGTCTTCGCGGACCTCGTGCAGGACTCCGTGGAGCGCCTGGAGCGGCGCTGGCCGCAACTGTCCGAGGTCGACTTCCTGGTCCTGGAGGTGCCGCGGCTGACCCGCGAGGACGAGGCCTGGGGCGGCGACAGCGTGCCGCTGGGCGGCGTGATCCCGGCGCGGGAAGGACACCCCGCGCGCGTGATCGTCTACCGGCGCCCCGTGGAGATCCGCAGCAAGGGGCGCGACGAGCGGGCGGCGCTGGTGCACGACGTGGTCGTCGAGCAGGTCGCCGAGGTGCTCGGGCTCACCCCCGAGACCGTGGACCCGCGCTACGGGGACGCCGAGGACTGA
- a CDS encoding DUF3499 domain-containing protein, whose protein sequence is MSPVRRCSRTACGRPAVATLTYVYADSTAVLGPLATYAEPHCYDLCAEHSGRLTAPRGWEVVRLSDGSGPSRPSGDDLEALANAVREAARPQERVAEAGGSGPRTADPMEVARRGHLRVLRSPDN, encoded by the coding sequence GTGAGCCCTGTACGTCGCTGTTCGCGCACCGCTTGCGGCCGTCCCGCCGTCGCGACGCTGACGTACGTCTACGCCGACTCGACCGCGGTCCTCGGCCCCCTCGCCACCTACGCCGAGCCGCACTGTTACGACCTGTGCGCCGAGCACTCCGGGCGCCTCACCGCCCCGCGCGGGTGGGAGGTCGTCCGGCTCTCCGACGGCAGCGGCCCGAGCCGCCCCAGCGGGGACGACCTGGAGGCCCTCGCCAACGCCGTGCGCGAGGCGGCCCGCCCCCAGGAGCGCGTCGCCGAGGCCGGCGGCTCCGGGCCGCGCACCGCGGACCCGATGGAGGTCGCCCGCCGCGGCCACCTCCGCGTCCTGCGCTCGCCGGACAACTGA
- a CDS encoding L-lactate permease: MFVQQLEPVGGSLGLSALVAILPLVTVLVLLGAVRMKAHRAGLIGLAVAVLVAWLAFGMPLDQTFAGAAQGALFGLFPILWIVVNALWVYRMTVRTRHFDILRRSFGRLSDDPRIQALVVAFCFGALLEALAGFGAPVAICAVMLVALGFDPVKAAVVALVANTAPVAFGAMGTPVVTLAQVTGLPLDSVASVVGRQTPLLALVVPLVLVGLVDGRRGLRETWVPALTCGVAFAGAQFAASNYVSAQLADIGAALIGAGALVAVPHARRPAAEPVRAAVLTGARSEDLDEEDPRPEIVRAYTPYALIVVIFSVAQIPAVKEMLARANRVFDWPFLDVADPGGKPVGGNVFTLPLVSTGGTLVLLAGIGTAVVLGVHARVAVREWLGTVHELRFAILTVTSVLALAYVMNLSGQAATIGHAVAAAGAGLAFLSPVLGWFGVAVSGSDTSANALFGALQVTAAQQSGLSPELLAAANSSGGVLGKMISPQNLTIACAAVGLAGKEGDLLRKVLPWSLGLLLVMCLIVLGQSTPVLSWMLP; encoded by the coding sequence GTGTTCGTCCAGCAACTGGAGCCCGTCGGCGGATCGCTCGGCCTGTCCGCCCTCGTCGCGATCCTGCCCCTCGTCACCGTCCTCGTCCTGCTCGGCGCCGTCCGGATGAAGGCCCACCGCGCGGGCCTCATCGGACTCGCCGTCGCCGTCCTCGTCGCCTGGCTCGCCTTCGGCATGCCGCTCGACCAGACCTTCGCCGGCGCCGCCCAAGGCGCCCTCTTCGGGCTCTTCCCCATCCTGTGGATCGTCGTCAACGCCCTGTGGGTGTACCGGATGACCGTCCGCACCCGGCACTTCGACATCCTGCGCCGGTCCTTCGGACGGCTCTCCGACGACCCGCGCATCCAGGCCCTCGTCGTCGCCTTCTGCTTCGGCGCGCTCCTGGAGGCGCTCGCCGGGTTCGGCGCGCCCGTCGCCATCTGCGCCGTCATGCTCGTCGCGCTCGGCTTCGACCCCGTCAAGGCCGCCGTCGTCGCGCTCGTCGCCAACACCGCGCCGGTTGCCTTCGGTGCCATGGGCACCCCCGTCGTCACACTCGCCCAGGTCACCGGCCTCCCGCTCGACTCGGTAGCCTCGGTGGTGGGCCGTCAGACCCCGCTGCTCGCCCTCGTGGTGCCGCTCGTGCTCGTCGGTCTCGTCGACGGGCGGCGCGGCCTGCGCGAGACCTGGGTGCCCGCGCTCACCTGCGGCGTCGCCTTCGCCGGCGCCCAGTTCGCCGCCTCCAACTATGTGTCCGCGCAGCTCGCCGACATCGGCGCCGCCCTGATCGGCGCCGGCGCCCTGGTCGCCGTACCGCACGCGCGCCGGCCCGCCGCCGAGCCCGTACGGGCCGCCGTCCTCACCGGCGCCCGCAGCGAGGACCTCGACGAGGAGGACCCGCGCCCTGAGATCGTGCGCGCCTACACCCCGTACGCGCTCATCGTCGTGATCTTCTCCGTGGCGCAGATCCCCGCCGTCAAGGAGATGCTCGCCCGCGCCAACCGGGTCTTCGACTGGCCCTTCCTGGACGTCGCGGACCCCGGCGGCAAGCCGGTCGGCGGCAACGTGTTCACCCTGCCCCTCGTCTCCACCGGCGGCACCCTCGTGCTCCTCGCCGGCATCGGCACCGCCGTCGTGCTCGGCGTCCACGCGCGCGTGGCGGTGCGCGAATGGCTGGGCACCGTCCATGAACTGCGCTTCGCGATCCTCACGGTGACGAGCGTGCTCGCCCTCGCCTACGTGATGAACCTGTCCGGGCAGGCCGCCACCATCGGGCACGCCGTGGCGGCGGCGGGTGCCGGGCTCGCCTTCCTGTCACCCGTCCTCGGCTGGTTCGGCGTCGCCGTCTCCGGCTCCGACACCTCCGCCAACGCACTCTTCGGCGCCCTCCAGGTGACCGCCGCCCAGCAGTCCGGCCTCTCGCCCGAGCTCCTCGCCGCGGCGAACAGCTCCGGCGGCGTCCTCGGCAAGATGATCTCCCCGCAGAACCTCACCATCGCCTGCGCCGCCGTCGGCCTCGCCGGGAAGGAGGGCGACCTGCTGCGCAAGGTACTGCCGTGGAGCCTGGGCCTGTTGCTCGTGATGTGCCTGATCGTGCTGGGGCAGAGCACCCCCGTGCTGTCCTGGATGCTGCCGTGA
- a CDS encoding phosphomannomutase/phosphoglucomutase: MAADLSTIVKAYDVRGVVPDQWDEETSALLGAAFVRVTGADAIVVGHDMRPSSPGLSGAFARGAAALGADVTEIGLCSTDQLYYASGALGLPGAMFTASHNPAQYNGIKMCRAGAAPVGQDTGLADIRRLAEQWSESGAPEPAATPGTISRRDTLDGYAAHLRGLVDLSGIRPLKVVVDAGNGMGGHTVPTVLAGLPLDVVPMYFELDGTFPNHEANPLDPANLVDLQARVRAEGADLGLAFDGDADRCFVVDERGEPVSPSAVTALVAARELARNGGTGTIIHNLITSWSVPEVVREHGGTPVRTRVGHSFIKQEMATSGAIFGGEHSAHYYFKDFWNADTGMLAALHVLAALGGQTGPLSSLVASYDRYAGSGEINSTVADQAGRLAAIKDAYAGRDGVTLDELDGLTVSAADWWFNVRPSNTEPLLRLNAEARDTVTMEKIRDEALSLIRA, translated from the coding sequence GTGGCTGCAGATCTGTCGACGATCGTGAAGGCGTACGACGTGCGCGGGGTGGTCCCGGACCAGTGGGACGAGGAGACCTCCGCGCTCCTCGGCGCCGCCTTCGTCCGGGTGACCGGCGCCGACGCGATCGTCGTCGGGCACGACATGCGCCCCTCCTCGCCCGGCCTGTCCGGCGCCTTCGCGCGCGGCGCCGCCGCACTCGGCGCCGACGTCACCGAGATCGGCCTCTGCTCCACCGACCAGCTGTACTACGCGTCGGGCGCGCTCGGCCTGCCCGGCGCCATGTTCACCGCCTCGCACAACCCGGCGCAGTACAACGGCATCAAGATGTGCCGGGCCGGCGCCGCCCCCGTCGGCCAGGACACCGGACTCGCCGACATCCGCCGCCTCGCCGAGCAGTGGAGCGAGTCCGGCGCCCCCGAGCCCGCCGCCACTCCCGGCACGATCAGCCGGCGCGACACCCTCGACGGCTACGCGGCGCACCTGCGCGGCCTCGTCGACCTGAGCGGCATCCGCCCCCTCAAGGTCGTCGTGGACGCGGGGAACGGGATGGGCGGGCACACCGTCCCCACCGTCCTCGCCGGGCTGCCGCTGGACGTCGTACCGATGTACTTCGAACTCGACGGCACGTTCCCGAACCACGAGGCGAACCCGCTGGACCCGGCCAACCTCGTCGACCTCCAGGCCCGCGTCCGCGCCGAGGGCGCCGACCTCGGCCTCGCCTTCGACGGCGACGCGGACCGCTGCTTCGTCGTCGACGAGCGCGGCGAGCCGGTCTCCCCGTCCGCCGTCACCGCCCTCGTCGCCGCGCGTGAACTCGCGCGCAACGGCGGGACCGGCACGATCATCCACAACCTGATCACCTCCTGGTCCGTCCCCGAGGTCGTCCGCGAGCACGGGGGCACGCCCGTGCGCACGCGCGTGGGGCACTCGTTCATCAAGCAGGAGATGGCCACCAGCGGCGCGATCTTCGGTGGCGAGCACTCGGCGCACTACTACTTCAAGGACTTCTGGAACGCGGACACGGGCATGCTCGCCGCCCTCCACGTCCTCGCCGCGCTCGGCGGCCAGACGGGCCCGCTCTCCTCCCTCGTCGCCTCCTACGACCGCTACGCGGGCTCGGGGGAGATCAACTCCACCGTCGCCGACCAGGCGGGCCGGCTCGCCGCGATCAAGGACGCGTACGCGGGCCGCGACGGCGTCACCCTGGACGAGCTCGACGGCCTCACGGTGAGCGCCGCCGACTGGTGGTTCAACGTCCGCCCGTCCAACACGGAGCCGCTGCTGCGGTTGAACGCGGAGGCGCGGGACACGGTGACCATGGAAAAAATCCGCGACGAGGCCCTGTCCCTGATCCGCGCCTAA
- a CDS encoding Trm112 family protein, with protein MPLEAGLLEILACPACHAPLKEADAELICTGKDCGLAYPVRDGIPVLLVDEARRPA; from the coding sequence ATGCCGCTCGAAGCCGGCCTCCTGGAGATCCTCGCCTGCCCGGCCTGCCACGCCCCGCTGAAGGAGGCCGATGCCGAGCTGATCTGCACCGGCAAGGACTGCGGCCTGGCCTACCCGGTCCGCGACGGCATCCCCGTCCTCCTCGTCGACGAGGCCCGCCGCCCCGCGTAA
- a CDS encoding SIS domain-containing protein codes for MFDETLLDDPDALARADRRGLLRGAAEAGARVRTAVLHATEAGIGDLKPDGRPRTLLIAGPGTAALGVSDLLRRLAGAACPVVRLRTTGVAPAPGALRWELPGWAGAVDLLLVATPDGSEPSLSLLVEQAYRRGVSVVAVAPAGAPLTEAVARAHGLFVPMATAPYEQDEPDAASAPGALWALLTPLLALLDRTGLLDAPPEALEKVADRLDRTAERCGPAIATYGNPAKTLASELAEALPLIWTEGAAAGPAGRRFAAALAELAGRAALAADLPEAMPAHGALLTGSLAAGADPDDFFRDRVEEVQALRARVVLLRDRPAGSLSAAPAARELALSHDTAISELEPEEGSDLETLAELIAVTDFAAVYLGLASTA; via the coding sequence ATGTTCGACGAAACCCTCCTGGACGACCCGGACGCGCTCGCCCGAGCCGACCGCCGGGGCCTGCTGCGCGGTGCCGCCGAGGCGGGCGCCCGCGTCCGCACGGCGGTCCTGCACGCCACCGAGGCCGGCATCGGCGACCTGAAGCCCGACGGCCGCCCCCGCACCCTGCTGATCGCGGGCCCCGGCACCGCCGCGCTCGGCGTCTCCGATCTCCTGCGCCGCCTCGCGGGCGCCGCCTGCCCCGTCGTACGGCTGCGCACCACCGGCGTCGCACCCGCCCCGGGCGCCCTGCGCTGGGAGCTGCCCGGCTGGGCGGGCGCCGTCGACCTGCTTCTCGTGGCGACCCCGGACGGCAGCGAGCCGAGCCTGTCCCTCCTCGTCGAGCAGGCCTACCGGCGCGGCGTCTCCGTCGTCGCCGTCGCCCCCGCGGGCGCCCCGCTCACCGAGGCCGTCGCCCGCGCCCACGGCCTGTTCGTCCCGATGGCGACCGCCCCGTACGAGCAGGACGAGCCGGACGCGGCCTCCGCCCCCGGCGCCCTGTGGGCCCTGCTCACCCCGCTGCTCGCCCTGCTCGACCGCACCGGCCTGCTCGACGCGCCCCCCGAGGCCCTGGAGAAGGTCGCCGACCGCCTCGACCGCACCGCCGAGCGCTGCGGCCCCGCGATCGCCACGTACGGCAACCCGGCCAAGACCCTGGCCTCCGAGCTCGCCGAGGCCCTCCCGCTGATCTGGACCGAGGGCGCCGCCGCGGGCCCCGCCGGACGCCGGTTCGCCGCCGCGCTCGCCGAGCTGGCCGGCCGCGCCGCCCTCGCCGCCGACCTGCCCGAGGCCATGCCCGCCCACGGCGCCCTGCTCACCGGCTCCCTCGCCGCGGGCGCAGACCCCGACGACTTCTTCCGCGACCGCGTCGAGGAGGTCCAGGCCCTGCGCGCCCGCGTCGTCCTGCTCCGCGACCGGCCCGCCGGCAGCCTCAGCGCCGCCCCCGCCGCCCGCGAGCTCGCGCTCTCCCACGACACCGCGATCAGCGAGCTGGAGCCCGAGGAGGGCAGCGATCTGGAGACGCTCGCGGAGCTGATCGCCGTCACGGATTTCGCCGCCGTTTACCTGGGCCTCGCCTCCACGGCGTGA